The Tripterygium wilfordii isolate XIE 37 chromosome 5, ASM1340144v1, whole genome shotgun sequence DNA segment aaataaatttcagctgccgaagaaagaatacatatgcacatgtgtgtatatgtatatgtatagttaTGGCGTAGGCGCCATGCAACATCACAGCCATGAAAGTCAAGGTTGGTtgctttaaaaacaaaatatatatatatatcatatatatatatgtatgagatgaaaatttctaaaaataatCACGGCTgggtgatgaaaaaaaaaaaactaaagttgTCTCACCTTTTATGCGTGATGTTGAAAGAGTGAGTATACAAACTCTATAGCACATGTTGGCTTTATATAAGTCTAACTCTCCTATATCAAGTGAGATTAGTTATAAGttatcaaatacaaatcaaattgtgattatataaagcaaattttattagataattcaagacttaaattatctagtctttgataacttaagtcttgagggggcatttgtagacacaaaaaaatttgcagcccaattaaataaaatagtgggctctaaattaaaataatttatgaagcccaaaatattgttaaatggataaaatctaagataaatacaaatcaaatcaaattcaaataaaataaaattaaagggataatcattgattaagtgatttctctacaatacccttaatgtcaagggttaaggccgagggtacataagtaaattccacttctccctttgcctataaataccaagctcatttggaaaaaaaaaaagaagaagaagaggaggagtagagagaaactatctaaagactctctcaaatttcttctctaaatccggaattcttagaattccttcaagtctcaaatccaagtcaagtcccggaagtgaaaagtccaagttctttaaatccggaattcttagaattccttcaagtctcaagtctaagtcaagtcccggaagtgaagttcaagttctctaaatccagaattcttagaattccatcaagtctcaagtccgataatcaaatcccaaattcaagtccaacactcaaatccaactggattttattacaaattcgtagaatttgtttgaagcactcaactaaaaatcagaggattttgtattcgtgtggaatacgtcaaaagaagagatcaagtccactttgatttaaatatttgtaatttgtatcaaattttaagtgtattttaatttacactgaggAATTTGGTGTGTACAGACATTTTAAAAACCCCTTTCTGCAAGTTATCCAATGCAGACACTGGGCCAACCTTGCTCCTAAACTTTGTAAGCAAAATGCCACAACTCAAATACGTTGAATTCGCAATTTTTCTAGCACTTACAATAGCCTTAAGTTTTAGATGTTCATATGTGTTCTCTTGTACATTATcatctttaaaatttaaaatttttttatcaacaactcattaaagaaaattttcaaaaagaaaaaacatccCACATGCATATAGATGTAAAGGGGTTACAGCATATTTCCACTTCTTATTCCTGATTTTTCTCCTACGGCTACATTTAAAAACTTACTGGAGCAGTGGAGCCAGTAGATCCAAAGGAGAAGGAATCGAAACCGAAGCAAGAGCTAACAGCATAGAAGACAAATGGTTTAATTGGTGTTAGAGCATGCTCATCAAAAAGTTGTTAAAGAATATTCCATATAAGTCGATCTCATAGTCATAAATACTGTTCAAGATGGGATACATTCATCAtatgtataaaaaattgaggattTTGTGTCACATTATTGTctcataaaataagaaaaatcataCATTTGAACAGTATCACACAAAGATTCCTACCATATTCAGGTTACATATCACAGTGGCTCGAGAGATTTTGAACAAAGGAAATcattcaaacataatttcgcTCTGTTTCACACTTGAAATTTTGAGAAAGAGAGTTCATCAAACAGAAATAGGAGTAGAGGATGCAAAGATCAGGAcaaagagagatgagagaaaatCAGGAAGCACTTTCGATGGAGTTTCTCTCTTTAATTTAACGCGAACCATGAGCTTGACAACACAGTGCGGGAATCAACCTTGAAGGAGTGAAAATATTAGTGATTCACCAGACCATTGTCCTCTTTTAAGTGCATAAAAATTGAAGGTTTAATACAAAAACCAATTACACCACTCGAAGACTGGTCTAACCAAAAAGTTGTTTAACTCTCGTTTCTAATTGAATCTCAACTAAATTTGAGAAAGATTAAACAAATGGTATATGAGCCCATAGCCAAGATGCGTTTTGCTATTAAATATCAATTCGGAAGTGAATAAAATGACCAACAAAGTTTATTCCCTTGAAAGAAACAGCAAAACCAGCACGCCTGAATATCCAACCATCATGAAAATGATCTAAATACAATGGGCCACAATAGCTACACTATCCAATAAGCTAAACCACCAAGCATAGATGATATTAAACAGAAAACTAGAAACCAAGAACCCTATCTTATTTATCAACTTATCTTCTAAAGACAGTGCACATAAAAACAATAATAGGAAATCCTGAGAAGCCCAATAGAGTTTGAAAAGAACTCTTTAACTTCTTGTTGCACATAAAGCAGAATCAATCTTAAGCACATTCAATTCACGCAACAAGgtgaaacaaaaataatgaacTAGTGTGTTTGAATTATGCCCATAATGCCCAGAATATCCAGAAAAGCACACAAATACTGAAACATGTATAATTGTCAAGGACATGTATAATTGTCAAGGAGAAACCAAACCGCAAACAAATGGTCTACATACAAGAAATTAACAAGTAAATATAGATTCTACCAACCAGAAGCTACTTCAGCTCAAAAGAAAACCCAATGGTCAACATGCTCTTAGTACGTATATCGAGTCATACAACAAACTTGCAAACAGAGCATCCCGAACCAAACATAATTGGCATGCATCTCAGCTAATAAAATTGCAGAAACAAAATTAGCATCGAAACTTACATACGCTGTTTCTATTCCACAAAAAGCAACCGAAGAGCTTGTAAACAATATTCTTATTAACTAAGATtcataaaatcataaaaaacaGAGAATAACTAATGGATCAAAAACCCTAACGACTAACCTTCTTCAGCTGTAGTAGAGTTCGAGGCCCATGCCATCATGGATCTCGTAGTCCCTGAGAGTGATATGATCCTTGTAGATGTTATACCACTTCTGGATCCTTATCTTGTCAGCTCTGGTTCCGGTCTGCGCCGCCACCAGCTTCTTGAGATCGCCGATCGTATCATCTTCGTTGCACTTCACCCTCACCTTCTTCCCAAGCCGATCGTTCAGCACCACCTCGATCATCTTCGCTCT contains these protein-coding regions:
- the LOC119998701 gene encoding ubiquitin-like protein 5, translated to MIEVVLNDRLGKKVRVKCNEDDTIGDLKKLVAAQTGTRADKIRIQKWYNIYKDHITLRDYEIHDGMGLELYYS